A genomic segment from Drosophila miranda strain MSH22 chromosome 3, D.miranda_PacBio2.1, whole genome shotgun sequence encodes:
- the LOC108159544 gene encoding uncharacterized protein LOC108159544 isoform X14 — protein sequence MPNNRNRNRNRNRNKRNRNQNQNQNQNQQQQEQREEEQQQDPQPEAEASSSSIADNGNSGSVSNELDTGTATNKVAVDPQLGEWEEPPKAAAAAAVEEEEKESTNHVAKDETEEKEPSTSSNQTEMGSKNSKHQTDKSGKQSSNESEKHKKELEQQEVPPLKAPGSPRQAKVIVHRIVREADETDGAEQPKGESPIQDQSQDQQQSNTSQDLKEDVAQRNEEVPVPHVAPHPQGPPLQRSTKVIIHQIRLERDDHAADQERKGKPTFEEISTTSPAPPGSLSLSQGPGSGTLSPPPRYLVESPKNVSGAVGQFTHFARDVQIQELELTSDCSSGEFNVLASPLVCEADSETEAAPATPTSTSPPDLQPSSRAEQQEQLRQKRAQKRNALETHFLPQLMHPRYLDSILEENSDLAGVGHPGLNRSSSSGNDLAGMRVPKVTETFPKSQLDFSRRHKRREEPVALMLETKLIEEASDLESCTRLQSALSPQSEDAELVYLSSSASSSMSDLMELELEQAAALAERALVDLDTDASKLFRRPDDEMSSTTTTDPATSSNETETEGELETETETERDAESRESTPVNQFVGNAGAEAGASASSSLSSLLSAATPTPTAEQPTRAEDTFVSFGSIREQAPEASGGSIGAASALSATREEFVRNMEKVRELIEMTRREQEHEETRDGVVSAPTAPEQSGMPRSPSPPPIPPPPAGLQHYNPTTSPDHPHTVSSGALAPLLLSRQESAESHCSDSTQHSQCTAINLASPPPSFASSSPPPQPQTQPQKQPQPPTPPLRQQQYHAPKYPVPLSAPAPAPAFTCTHPEPPTEQQQQQESEISVADDEPEPESESESDPIKKLRLLCTETLASMPYGEQVLEELASVAQDIAEPGAQPHNSTTMPYPLPEMPHIRELQLSTKHENKSSSSSSFSSSAWLGMPTQADPKLLVCLSPAQRPLVGETKPDQLLDDHQKFVERRGYHELSSAQVRALDSEQEQQQQQKQSEMLKTAAMMRELRKSLTPTPPPVPVKSAETAAKASAKRDDASDPKKNAASVGASSSIENKPRRAADPIEQQSTEQQEQQEQHQQQQTRSSHQMNSSTDFRFPATSMGGMESELARMFPSMAQQQGDIFEEQRKRFSNIETSNSQQPRAQQSKRYSNIETSSYESKKRTENGQVIYDITNSSHEKQSNRFPVAETEARSGSPDHAPPPPVPPPPIMSATKLNGSTTANTFIEDDDAPKNSRQEPDRRENGARNRESGTASTSTFGGTYEEFRQRAKAAVDAIGGPRPPPPAPANGLDNEKVFKDFDRLSQQMNAELQSTRERREKSASLFDLSGMTRSQGKHPLEELKQRRHAHMQELEREIERSSRSRQERMSSVPRNMESTPTSRTYEIPIELELEQGQEQRSRRAESMCNLSEPRPRPHTSVGHYNYSNNNSSLSQDDWARYASDLGYSENIARPFAREVEICYQRQGQNPTPRQSQPIRAPRLSASTNDLSSSGHQHSFDSHNAYGGRRTHAPMLSQAPQQQRPHYASCYSMIERDPNPKYISTTSRRGVSPGPAPSPVIGVPPPAYDRQQRRSSLPRELHEQQLKYILSKEEELRLEVERLQLERRRLMEEMQRAPILPPPQRRESYRPAAKLPTLSEDEVFRQQMAEEWMNKVAEREERRQHKIIKISKIEDEQDHATERANISDEFLSAVKERRHKLAMPADSDWESGAESQPQANPQVGVAANESSSDVEAAPVRILEGQAEASLRQLPRHLREFAKFSTSEQMPDGAQVERHEQQERREEATDHSHSSASQKTSIVKTYKVSRLPPSVQVYKVKHEYMSEPETDHDRPRKMAQLGRRQYDGIGPVTNDGMPIILRSEVQEPHQHEWYKRLYQTIHKQKNGDDFVIRYKCPRARPSYKSNGYVSEPEPNYDSDYSTVRYRTQNPHRVQSVSSAVNVRNLSQDEKLYGTMPNPIKSAQNSYKNQPGRIEDYTTGHSSVSEKEKKEWWDEVMDIFNGNLEQSKLSPLYTEGNLSRALAKESGYTSDSNLVFRKKELPVSSPLSPVEQRQAYKSLQAGGEPPLFGFRKPAPERPRDPDSNAPPIPPQPPIKGLYSSTYDLPYSTDTIDGSDVNIHFKTPIRHEQKQHIPEEELATRQAEHMQKLYHEERRRKYLQELQDMNSRRHTDNFTPSQKSPIALNRYDDFPTDVTLKSLVGPKTVARALYNFQGQSSKELSFRKGDTIYIRRQIDPNWYEGEHNAMIGLLPASYVEIVSRDGARTPSKRPSEGQARAKYNFQAQSGVELSLNKGELVTLTRRVDGNWFEGKIANRKGIFPVSYVEVLTDIGAEDIAARTTTVISSQSTTNLRPNLDVLRTNINNEFNTLTQNGAQPVNGILKETRTLHKTDALHVDTSSEPLAYRALYKYRPQNSDELELLEGDLVHVLEKCDDGWFVGTSQRTGCFGTFPGNYVERA from the exons ATGCCCAATAATCGCAATCGCAATCGTAATCGCAATCGCAACAAACGCAAtcgaaaccaaaaccaaaaccaaaatcaaaaccagcagcagcaggaacaacgggaggaggagcagcagcaggatccccagccagaggcagaggcatcATCTTCTTCCATAGCTGATAATGGAAATTCTGGCAGCGTTTCAAATGAATTGGACACGGGCACCGCCACCAACAAAGTTGCTGTGGATCCGCAGCTAGGAGAGTGGGAAGAGCCAccgaaagcagcagcagcagcagcagtagaagaagaagaaaaggaATCCACAAATCACGTAGCGAAAGACGAGACGGAAGAAAAAGAACCATCTACGAGCAGCAACCAAACAGAGATGGGGTCCAAAAACTCCAAGCATCAGACGGATAAATCCGGCAAGCAATCCAGCAATGAGTCGGAGAAGCACAAAAAGGAGTTGGAGCAGCAGGAGGTGCCTCCGTTAAAGGCACCGGGAAGTCCCCGACAAGCCAAGGTCATAGTGCATCGCATTGTGCGGGAAGCGGATGAGACAGATGGGGCAGAGCAGCCAAAAGGGGAATCCCCCATTCAGGATCAATCACAGGATCAGCAGCAGTCAAACACTAGTCAAGATCTGAAAGAAGATGTCGCACAACGCAATGAAGAAGTCCCTGTTCCTCATGTTGCCCCACATCCTCAGGGGCCGCCGCTGCAGCGCAGCACAAAAGTGATCATCCACCAGATACGCCTGGAAAGGGACGATCACGCGGCCGATCAAGAGCGTAAAGGTAAGCCCACCTTTGAGGAGATCAGCACCACCTCACCAGCACCCCCCGGTTCGCTGAGCCTCAGCCAAGGACCAGGATCAGGCACTCTGTCGCCGCCGCCGCGCTATCTGGTAGAGTCGCCCAAGAACGTGTCCGGCGCCGTGGGACAGTTCACGCACTTCGCCCGCGACGTGCAGAtccaggagctggagctgacCAGCGACTGCAGCTCCGGGGAGTTCAATGTACTGGCCTCGCCGCTTGTGTGCGAGGCGGACTCCGAAACGGAGGCAGCACCGGCCACGCCCACGTCAACATCCCCGCCGGATTTGCAGCCGTCCAGCCGCGCCGAGCAACAAGAACAGCTGCGGCAGAAGCGCGCCCAGAAACGGAACGCCCTGGAGACGCACTTCCTGCCGCAGCTGATGCACCCGCGCTACCTGGACAGCATCCTGGAGGAGAACAGCGATCTGGCAGGTGTCGGGCATCCCGGCCTAAATCGCAGCAGCTCCTCCGGAAACGATCTGGCGGGGATGCGCGTTCCGAAGGTGACCGAAACGTTCCCCAAGAGCCAGCTGGACTTTAGCCGTCGGCACAAGCGCAGGGAGGAGCCGGTGGCCCTCATGCTGGAGACGAAGCTGATCGAAGAGGCCAGCGACCTCGAGAGCTGCACTAGACTGCAGAGCGCACTGTCGCCCCAGTCGGAGGACGCGGAATTGGTGTACCTCAGCTCCTCGGCCTCCAGCAGCATGTCCGATCTGATGGAGCTCGAGCTGGAGCAGGCCGCCGCTCTGGCTGAGCGCGCCCTCGTCGACCTGGACACGGATGCCAGCAAACTGTTCCGACGGCCCGACGACGAGATGAGCAGCACGACCACCACGGATCCGGCCACGTCATCGAACGAGACGGAAACGGAGGGCGAACTGGagacggaaacggaaacggagAGGGACGCGGAGAGTCGCGAGAGCACACCTGTTAACCAATTCGTGGGCAACGCGGGAGCGGAAGCAGGAGCGTCGGCTAGCAGCTCGTTGTCTTCTCTTTTGAGTGCGGCAACGCCGACGCCCACAGCAGAGCAGCCAACGAGAGCAGAAGATACATTTGTATCTTTCGGATCGATTCGCGAACAGGCCCCAGAAGCCAGCGGCGGCAGTATCGGTGCAGCGTCAGCGCTGTCGGCCACGCGAGAGGAGTTCGTTCGCAATATGGAAAAAGTGCGCGAGTTGATCGAGATGACGCGACGCGAGCAGGAGCACGAGGAGACCAGAGATGGAGTCGTGTCCGCTCCGACTGCTCCGGAGCAGTCCGGTATGCCACGTTCGCCATCGCCCCCGCCCATTCCGCCGCCACCCGCTGGCCTACAGCACTACAATCCCACCACCAGTCCCGACCACCCCCACACAGTGTCCTCCGGTGCCTTGGCGCCTCTCCTGCTTAGCCGCCAGGAGTCCGCGGAGTCGCACTGCTCGGACAGCACCCAGCACAGCCAGTGCACGGCCATCAATCTGGCCTCGCCCCCGCCCAGCTTTGCTAGCAGCAGTCCcccgccacagccacagacacagccacagaaacagccacagccacccaCACCGCCCCTCAGACAACAACAGTACCATGCACCAAAATACCCTGTTCCTCTTTCCGCTCCTGCACCTGCTCCTGCTTTCACCTGCACCCACCCAGAACCCCCCaccgagcagcagcagcagcaagagtCAGAGATTTCAGTTGCAGATGACGAACCGGAaccggaatcggaatcggaatcggatcCCATAAAGAAGCTTCGCCTGCTGTGCACCGAGACCTTGGCGTCTATGCCGTATGGCGAGCAGGTGCTCGAGGAACTAGCCAGCGTGGCCCAGGACATAGCGGAGCCAGGAGCGCAGCCGCACAACTCCACCACGATGCCCTATCCCCTGCCAGAGATGCCCCACATTCGGGAGCTGCAGCTGTCCACCAAACACGAGAAcaagtcgtcgtcgtcgtcgtcgttctCCTCTTCCGCCTGGCTGGGCATGCCCACACAGGCGGATCCCAAGCTGCTGGTATGCCTGTCGCCGGCACAGCGTCCACTGGTCGGAGAGACCAAGCCCGATCAGCTGCTGGACGACCATCAGAAGTTCGTGGAGCGACGAGGCTACCACGAGCTGAGCAGCGCCCAAGTGCGTGCCCTCGACAGCGAgcaggagcaacagcagcagcagaagcagagcgAGATGCTCAAGACGGCGGCCATGATGCGAGAGTTGCGCAAGAGCCTGACACCCACGCCGCCGCCAGTGCCAGTGAAGAGCGCCGAAACAGCGGCCAAGGCGAGCGCCAAGAGAGATGACGCAAGCGACCCGAAGAAGAACGCAGCATCAGTGGGAGCATCGTCATCGATTGAAAATAAACCAAGGCGAGCAGCTGATCCCATCGAGCAGCAATCGACAGAGCAGCAAGAGCAGCaagagcagcaccagcagcagcagaccagATCCAGCCACCAGATGAACAGCAGCACGGACTTCAGATTCCCGGCCACCTCAATGGGCGGAATGGAGAGCGAGCTGGCCAGGATGTTCCCCAGCATGGCCCAGCAGCAGGGCGACATCTTTGAGGAGCAGCGCAAGCGCTTCTCCAACATCGAGACGTCCAACAGCCAGCAGCCAAGGGCGCAGCAGAGCAAGCGGTACTCGAACATCGAGACCAGCTCGTACGAGTCGAAGAAGCGCACGGAGAACGGTCAGGTGATCTACGACATAACGAATTCCAGCCACGAGAAGCAGAGCAACCGCTTCCCGGTAGCGGAGACAGAGGCCAGGTCGGGTTCCCCCGACCACGCCCCGCCGCCACCCGTCCCACCGCCGCCAATTATGTCAGCAACGAAATTAAACGGTTCGACTACGGCAAACACTTTCATTGAGGATGATGACGCGCCCAAAAATAGCCGGCAAGAGCCGGATAGGCGAGAGAATGGCGCGAGAAATCGCGAGAGTGGCACTGCCTCTACCTCCACCTTTGGCGGCACGTATGAGGAATTTCGGCAGCGTGCCAAGGCAGCCGTGGATGCCATTGGAGGACCCCGACCACCACCCCCCGCCCCGGCCAACGGGTTGGACAATGAGAAGGTGTTCAAGGACTTCGATCGGCTCTCGCAGCAGATGAACGCCGAGCTGCAGTCCACGAGGGAGCGGCGCGAGAAGTCCGCCTCGCTCTTCGATCTCAGCGGGATGACCAGGAGCCAGGGGAAGCATCCGCTGGAGGAGTTGAAGCAGCGGCGGCACGCCCACATGCAGGAGCTTGAGCGGGAGATCGAGCGGTCTTCCCGATCGCGGCAGGAGCGCATGTCCTCGGTGCCACGCAACATGGAGAGCACACCCACGTCCAGGACCTACGAGATTCCCATcgaactggagctggagcaggggcaggagcagcgTTCCCGGCGCGCCGAATCCATGTGCAACCTGAGCGAGCCACGCCCACGGCCACACACCTCCGTGGGGCACTACAactacagcaacaacaacagcagcttGTCGCAGGACGACTGGGCGCGTTATGCCAGCGATCTGGGATACTCGGAGAACATCGCGCGACCCTTTGCCCGCGAGGTGGAGATCTGCTACCAGCGTCAGGGACAGAATCCGACTCCCAGGCAATCGCAGCCCATCCGGGCGCCACGCCTCTCTGCCAGCACCAACGACCTGAGCAGCAGTGGCCACCAGCACAGCTTCGATAGCCACAACGCGTACGGCGGCCGGAGGACGCACGCGCCCATGCTTAGCCAGgcgccacagcagcagcggccccACTACGCCAGCTGCTACTCGATGATCGAGCGAGATCCGAATCCGAAGTACATCAGCACCACCTCCAGGCGAGGCGTGAGCCCGGGCCCAGCTCCATCGCCAGTCATAGGCGTACCGCCGCCAGCCTATGATCGCCAGCAGAGGCGATCCTCGCTGCCGCGTGAGCTGCACGAGCAGCAGCTCAAGTACATCCTGTCCAAGGAGGAGGAACTGCGCCTGGAGGTGGAGCGGCTGCAGCTGGAGCGCCGTCGCCTGATGGAGGAGATGCAGCGGGCGCCCATATTGCCGCCGCCACAGCGACGGGAGAGCTATCGGCCGGCGGCCAAGCTGCCGACGCTCAGCGAGGACGAGGTGTTCCGCCAGCAGATGGCCGAGGAGTGGATGAACAAGGTGGCCGAGCGTGAGGAGCGGCGCCAGCACAAGATCATCAAGATCTCCAAGATCGAGGACGAGCAGGACCATGCCACAGAGCGGGCCAACATAAGCGACGAGTTCCTCAGCGCCGTCAAGGAGCGACGCCACAAGCTGGCCATGCCGGCGGACAGTGACTGGGAAAGCGGGGCCGAATCGCAGCCCCAGGCCAACCCCCAGGTGGGCGTGGCCGCCAACGAGTCGTCGTCGGATGTGGAGGCAGCGCCCGTGCGCATCCTCGAGGGCCAGGCGGAGGCCAGTCTGCGACAGCTTCCGAGGCATCTGCGCGAATTTGCCAAGTTCTCGACTAGCGAACAGATGCCGGATGGGGCACAGGTGGAGCGGCACGAGCAGCAGGAGCGGCGCGAGGAGGCCACGGACCACTCGCACAGCAGTGCCAGCCAGAAGACCAGCATCGTGAAGACGTACAAGGTGTCGCGTCTGCCGCCTTCCGTGCAGG TCTACAAAGTCAAGCACGAGTATATGAGCGAACCGGAAACGGACCACGATCGTCCGCGCAAAATGGCACAGTTAGGTCGGAGGCAGTACGATGGCATCGGTCCGGTGACCAACGATGGAATGCCCATCATACTCAGATCG GAGGTCCAGGAGCCGCATCAGCATGAGTGGTACAAGCGCCTCTATCAGACCATACACAAGCAGAAGAACGGCG ACGATTTCGTGATACGCTACAAGTGTCCCAGAG CCCGTCCGTCGTACAAGAGCAACGGTTACGTATCAGAGCCCGAACCCAACTACGACTCCGACTACTCCACGGTGAGGTACCGCACACAGAATCCGCATCGAGTGCAGTCAGTCTCCTCGGCCGTCAATGTGCGAAACCTGAGCCAGGACGAGAA GTTGTATGGTACTATGCCAAATCCCATCAAGTCGGCTCAGAATTCGTATAAAAATCAGCCAGGTCGCATCGAGGACTACACCACAGGACATTCGTCTGTGTCCGAAAAGGAGAAGAAGGAG TGGTGGGACGAAGTGATGGACATCTTTAACGGG AATCTAGAACAATCGAAGCTATCTCCACTCTACACAGAAGGCAACTTGTCCAG AGCTCTGGCCAAGGAATCCGGCTACACCAGCGACTCCAACCTAGTCTTCCGCAAGAAGGAGCTGCCCGTCAGCAGTCCCCTCAGCCCCGTGGAGCAGCGACAGGCCTACAAGAGTCTACAGGCAGGCGGAGAACCGCCCCTTTTCGGCTTCCGCAAGCCAGCGCCCGAGAGGCCCAGAG ATCCCGACTCGAACGCGCCCCCCATACCCCCACAGCCGCCAATCAAGGGCCTCTACAGCTCCACCTACGACCTACCGTACAGCACTGACACTATCGATGGCTCAG ACGTCAACATTCACTTCAAGACACCGATAAGGCATGAGCAGAAGCAGCACATACCGGAGGAGGAACTAGCCACACGCCAAGCGGAGCATATGCAGAAGCTGTACCACGAGGAGCGACGCCGCAAGTATCTACAGGAGCTGCAGGACATGAACTCTCGACGCCACACGGACAACTTCACGCCCTCGCAGAAGTCCCCGATCGCCCTAAACCGCTACGATGACTTCCCCACCGACGTGACGCTCAAGTCGCTGGTGGGTCCCAAAACCGTTGCCCGGGCCCTCTACAACTTCCAGGGACAGAGCTCCAA AGAGCTCTCCTTCCGCAAGGGCGACACCATCTACATAAGGCGGCAGATCGATCCCAATTGGTATGAGGGTGAGCACAATGCGATGATCGGGTTGCTGCCAGCGAGCTATGTGGAG ATTGTTAGCCGCGATGGCGCCCGCACTCCGTCCAAGCGGCCATCGGAGGGCCAGGCTCGTGCCAAATACAATTTCCAGGCCCAGTCGGGCGTAGAGCTATCTCTGAACAAGGGAGAGCTGGTCACGCTGACGCGTAGGGTGGATGGAAACTGGTTCGAGGGCAAGATCGCCAACAGGAAGGGCATATTCCCAGTGTCCTATGTGGAG GTGCTCACGGACATTGGAGCCGAGGATATCGCGGCCAGAACAACGACCGTGATCAGCAGCCAGAGCACCACAAATCTGCGGCCCAATCTGGATGTGCTGCGCACAAACATCAACAATGAGTTCAACACGCTGACCCAGAACGGAGCCCAGCCCGTGAACGGAATCCTGAAAGAAACGCGGACGCTGCACAAGACGGACGCACTCCACGTGGACACCAGCTCCGAGCCACTGGC CTATCGCGCCCTGTACAAGTACCGGCCACAGAACTCCGATGAACTGGAGCTGCTGGAGGGGGATTTGGTGCACGTGCTGGAGAAGTGCGACGACGGATGGTTCGTGGGCACCTCGCAGCGCACCGGCTGCTTTGGCACATTCCCCGGCAACTATGTGGAACGCGCCTAA